The Alosa sapidissima isolate fAloSap1 chromosome 12, fAloSap1.pri, whole genome shotgun sequence nucleotide sequence AGGAGGATTTGGGAAAGGTTGCGTGAAACAACACAGGGCAGGCTCTAggctcttttatttatttattttgaaacatttcAGTGAGTATGTCTCCCTCTGGAGTACACTGGGGTGAATGCAGCAAGTGGACACTTCCTGTCTGAGTCATACCTCTGGTAGGCATATTACAGTAGATCTGTAGTATGCAATAGAACAACACGTGCCTCAGGCAAAATAGTATAAATGTCTATTCAAATGTGTTTTGCACTGTCCATCTCAGAAAGTGTTGACTGAAAGACTGACTGAAATGACTGAAAATCATCTTTCTTCCACATATTTTTCACAGTGTATACTTTGAATCATGTTGGCATCATGCATATTTCCAAAGTGCATCAATAGCTTTCCTTATTTTACTTTGTACATTTTATAAATGGGGCAAACTTTAAGAGGTATACTTTTAGATGTACAATTTCTAAACTGTCTGTGTCTTTTCTTCTGCAGGTAATGCAAGACAAAATCATCTGCCTTCCTCAGAGGAGTTCTCCAGTTCTTCCGACAAATCAGTCAGGGATTTTGCCAAATCAAACAGAACCAACAAATGAGCCTGCACTCCCCTCTCCCACCTCAGTCTCACCTGTGCCTCCAGTGCAGGAGATGAGGGGCCTGAAGACTAATCTGGACTGGCAGCAGTACAGCTTCATCAACCAAATGTGCTACGAGAAAGCCCTTCACTGGTACGCCAAGTACTTCCCATACCTGGTGCTGATACACACGCTCATCTTCATGGTGTGCAGCAACTTCTGGTTCAAGTTCCCTGGCTCCAGCTCCAAAATTGAGCTCTTCATCTCCATTTTGGGAAAGTGCTTTGACTCGCCATGGACTACCAGAGCCCTGTCTGAGGTGTCGGGGGAGAACCCAGAGGACCGGGAGACCAAGAAGCACTTATCCAGCCGGCCTGTTCCCAGTAGCGCCTCCCCAGGAGAGGGCAACCTGGTTAAGACTCAGTCTCTTCGGTCCATCCCAGAAAAGATTGTGGTGGACAAACCAGCAGCAGCAAGTGTGCTGGACAAAAAGGAGGGGGAGCAGGCGAAGGCACTCTTCGAGAAAGTCAAAAAGTTCCGAATACACGTAGAAGAAGGAGACATTCTCTATGTGATGTACGTTCGCCAGACTATCCTCAAAGTGCTCAAGTTTGTCCTAATCATTGCTTACAACAGCGTCTTGGTCTCCAAGGTCCAGATTACTGTCACATGCAATGTGGACATTCAGAACATGACTGGTTACAAACACTTTTCCTGCAACCATACCATGGCACATCTGTTCTCTAAGCTCTCCTACTGCTACCTGTGCTTTGTGGTCGTGTACGGATTCACGTGCTTGTATACCTCCTACTGGCTCTTCTACCGCTCTCTCAAAGAATACTCCTTCGAGTATGTGCGACAAGAGACAGGAATCAGTGACATTCCAGACGTGAAGAACGATTTTGCTTTCATGCTGCATATGATCGACCAGTACGACCCACTCTACTCCAAGCGCTTTGCTGTCTTCCTCTCCGAGGTCAGCGAGAACAAGCTGAAGCAGCTCAACCTGAATCATGCCTGGACGGCGGAAAAGCTCCGCCAGCGGCTGCAGACCAACAGTAGCAACCGTCTCGAACTGCAGCTCTTCATGCTCTCGGGCCTACCGGACACCATCTTTGAGCTGTCTGAGCTGCAGTCCCTAAAGCTGGAGATCATCAACAACGTTACCATCCCAGCTGCCATTGCGCAGCTCGAGGATCTCCAGGAGTTGTCCCTCTCCCAGTGTTCGATGAAGATCCATACGGCAGCCGTATCCTACCTGAAGGAGAACCTGAAGGTTCTGCGGGTGAAGTTCGATGACGCCCGTGAGTTGCCCCATTGGCTGTATGTGCTGAGGAACCTGGAGGAGCTCCATCTCACCGGTTCCCTGAGTCCGGACGTCTCCAAGAACATCACCCTAGAATCCCTACGGGAGCTGAAGTCTCTGAAGACGCTGTCTCTGAAGAGCAACTTCACCAAGATCCCACAGGCCATCGTGGATGTCTCCAGCCACCTCCAGCGGCTGTATATCTACAACGACGGCACCAAGCTGGTGATGCTCAACAACTTGAAGAAGATGGTGAATCTCACAGAACTGGAACTGTTGCACTGTGACCTAGAGCGTATCCCACACGCCATCTTTAGTCTGGTCAACCTGCAGGAATTGGACCTGAAGGAAAACAACCTGCGCTCCATTGAGGAAATCATCAGCTTCCAGCATCTGCGCAAGCTCACCAGCCTCAAGCTGTGGCACAACAGCATCTCTCAAATCCCTGAGCACATCAAGAAACTGGGCAGCTTGGAGAGGCTCTACTTCTGCTACAACAAGATCGAGATCCTGCCCTCGCACCTGTTCCTCTGCAACAAGCTGCGCTACCTGGATCTCTCCAATAATGACATTCGATTCATTCCACCCGAGGTCGGTGTTCTGCAGAGCCTCCAGTACTTCTCGGTCACATGCAACAAGATCGAGAACCTTCCAGATGAGCTCTTCTTCTgcaagaagctgaagacgctCAAGCTGGGCAAAAACACCCTGTCCCTGCTCTCACCAAAGATTTCCTTCCTGGTGCTGTTGACTCACCTGGAGCTAAAGGGGAATCATTTCGAGGC carries:
- the lrrc8c gene encoding volume-regulated anion channel subunit LRRC8C, with the protein product MIPVTEFRQFSEQQPAFRVLKPWWDVFTEYLSVIMLMIGVFGCTLQVMQDKIICLPQRSSPVLPTNQSGILPNQTEPTNEPALPSPTSVSPVPPVQEMRGLKTNLDWQQYSFINQMCYEKALHWYAKYFPYLVLIHTLIFMVCSNFWFKFPGSSSKIELFISILGKCFDSPWTTRALSEVSGENPEDRETKKHLSSRPVPSSASPGEGNLVKTQSLRSIPEKIVVDKPAAASVLDKKEGEQAKALFEKVKKFRIHVEEGDILYVMYVRQTILKVLKFVLIIAYNSVLVSKVQITVTCNVDIQNMTGYKHFSCNHTMAHLFSKLSYCYLCFVVVYGFTCLYTSYWLFYRSLKEYSFEYVRQETGISDIPDVKNDFAFMLHMIDQYDPLYSKRFAVFLSEVSENKLKQLNLNHAWTAEKLRQRLQTNSSNRLELQLFMLSGLPDTIFELSELQSLKLEIINNVTIPAAIAQLEDLQELSLSQCSMKIHTAAVSYLKENLKVLRVKFDDARELPHWLYVLRNLEELHLTGSLSPDVSKNITLESLRELKSLKTLSLKSNFTKIPQAIVDVSSHLQRLYIYNDGTKLVMLNNLKKMVNLTELELLHCDLERIPHAIFSLVNLQELDLKENNLRSIEEIISFQHLRKLTSLKLWHNSISQIPEHIKKLGSLERLYFCYNKIEILPSHLFLCNKLRYLDLSNNDIRFIPPEVGVLQSLQYFSVTCNKIENLPDELFFCKKLKTLKLGKNTLSLLSPKISFLVLLTHLELKGNHFEALPPELGVCRSLKRSGLVVEDALFETLPSDVREQMKAE